The genomic stretch TTCTCAACTATCTAAACAGCGTAGCGCTAAACTCTCTCAACTTTTTATTTCTTTCTTCTCAACTATCTAAACAGCGTAGCGCTAAACTCTCTCAACTTTTTATTACTCCAAGTCTCTCCTGCTGATACTTCTTTTCCTGGATATTCTTCCACCATTGACGGTTATCGAGATACCACTGGATTGTCTTACGGATGCCGGTTTGGAAAGTTTCTTTCGGAGTCCAACAAAGTTCTTTTTGGATCTTGGAAGCATCTATAGCATAGCGGAGGTCATGTCCGGGGCGATCTGCTACGTAAGTTATTAGTTCTTTGTAAGTTTTGAGTTGAGATGATGGTTCGACCTCATCGAGGATCTCGCAGATAGTATGCACTATCTCGATATTCTTCAGCTCAGTATTGCCACCGATGTTATAAGTTTCTCCCGGTTCACCTTTCTCGATGACGGTTTTGATCGCTTCACAATGATCGTTAACATAAAGCCAATCACGGACATTGAGACCCTTGCCATAAACAGGTAAAGGTTTATGGGCAAGGCAGTTAAGGATCATCAAAGGAATTAATTTTTCAGGGAATTGATAAGGACCATAATTATTCGAGCAGTTGGTGATCAAGATAGGTAACCCGAAAGTTCTCTGCCAGGCACGTACAAGATGATCGGATGATGCTTTGGAGGCAGAATAGGGCGAACTAGGATCATAGGGTGTGGTTTCTGCAAAGAGTCCTTCATCGCCCAGAGAGCCATAAACTTCATCAGTCGAGACATGATGAAACCGGAAAGCTTTTTTCTTATCATCACTTAGTTTTCTATAATGATGTAAGGCATTCTGGAGCAGAATAGCAGTACCGAATATATTGGTATTGATGAACTCCATTGGACCGTCTATAGATCGATCTACATGTGACTCAGCAGCAAAATTGACAACTACATCGGATTGATATTTCTTAAAAATCCTCTCTATTTCTAGCTCGTCACAGATATCCTGCTGCTCGAAGAAATAGCGAGAACCACCATATTTTTGCTCGATAGTAGTGAGATTCTCAGGATTTCCGGCGTAGGTCAATTTATCGACATTAACGACTTTACCTTGGAAATCGGATTTCTTGAAAAGATAATGGATGAAGTTGGCTCCGATAAAGCCGGAGCCGCCGGTTATTAGGTAGGTTGGCATTATTACTCCGTTGAGAAAGGTTTAGAAGGTTGAGAGCTTCGCTGTTGAGATTGTTGAGAAGGTTTAGTGCTGGGTGGTTGAGATAGTTTAGATAGGGCACTTTTGCGAAGTTGGTTAATCTGATATGAGAGACTTTCAATGTCTGATCTAAAAGAATTATAGTCATCTTTTGTTAGGTAATTTAGATCTAAACAGATTATAATTTGATTAAGAACTTCCATTAAACTGGAATAAGCTATTTGATAAAAGTGAGATTGGTCTTTAAATGAGATGCGAGAGGAGCCTTCCGCAATATTGGAACTAATAGAAATTGCAGCTCTACGCAACTGATCAACTAACCCATATCTTTCTTCTTTAGGAAATTCTTTAGTCAGAAGATAGATTTTAGTTACAAAAGATCTGGAATCTTGCCATACCCTCAACTTCTCAAAAGCAAATGTTCTTTCTTCTTTCATAATTAATTTATCTCAACCTTCTCAACAGCGAAGCGCTAAACTCTCTCAACCTTTTTCTTTAACCTCAACCTTCTCAACAGCGAAGCGCTAAACTCTCTCAACCTTTTTCTTTAACCTCAACCTTCTCAACAGCGAAGCGCTAAACCTTTCTTTAATTCTCAACTCTCAATTCTCCATTCACAATTTTCTTGTTTATTTCCACATTTTTGCTCTTAAGAATATAGGTAAGGAAAAACCAGAGAGCAACAAGAACAACGAGAAAGTTCATGGGGAGACGATACCGTTCGAGGGGCCAGATCATATAGGCATGAAGTAAACTATGGATGAATGGGAGAGCTGCCAGAAAGATGATCAGCCATTTTTTTCTGATCGCAGCAAATAGTATCCCTAGAATATAGAAGGGAAGAAAAATCCCATAGAATAATATGCTTATCGTGTTATGAGCTAAAGACCACTTAACCGGTCTGAATCCATATTGTATATATGTTAATCTAAAAAAGGTTGGTTGCCAGTAATGCTGGAAAGACTTTAAGTACTTTTCATACTTTCCAAATCTTCGTGGTTCGACTCCGAATCTATCTGCTGCCCTTACTGCATATTCTTCACGACGTGTTATTTCTTGTTCGATACCCTCTTCTGAATCAAAGTGAACTTTTGCAAAGTCTGTACCCCAAATCTTTGAAGTAAAAGCTGTAGTTCTCGGAGTAAGAATCATTATTTCGCCAAATTGCTTGTAATTTCTTATCGTCCAGGGGATCATAGTAACAACTAAAACTAATAACCAGAGAAAAGAGTGCTGGATCTTCAACTTTTTTTGTGAAACAAAAAAAACGCAAAGCAGAAATACCGGAGTATAGATAAAGAACCTTTCATCAGTATGAATAAGAAGAGAGAAGATAAAAGAAGAGAGAATAACATTTAGCAGAATATTTCTTTTTTGATAAATATTGATCAGACAGAGTATAGCCAAAGGTAATAAGAGAAAGATAAGCGGTTCTTTGAGAATTTGATAGTTAAACTTAATTATACTGATGTTGAAAACAGACCATAATGCCATTAGATATCCAGCTGTGAGACCTACCAGCTTGAAACCTATCCAGAAAAGAACATAGACTAAAAGGGCGCTAAAGAGACAATTAAATACAAGTGTAAGCCAGATCGGGTCTCCTGTTACAAGTTTAGAAAATGCTACTATTATTGGTAAAACCGGTCCTGATCGCATTACTTCTCGAGGACCGAAATCGGGATAAAAATCACCCTCTGCAAAACTTACACCTTGATTCAGATAATATAAAGCATCCTGCCAATATGACGTACCGTGCAAAGAATACTCTCGATAAGTCAATGAAACTCTTAATGCAAAGGAAAAAACAAACAAAATAAAAAGAATTAACACACGGTTTTTTAATAAAAAATCGTAAATCTTTGCCATTGAGTATTTACTCCAGATACATATTTTTTCTTACTATGGGACCAATGAGTTTGGTAAACGAAACAGGAGAGTTTTTCCATACTTTGATCATTATGCTGTATATCTTTCTTTTCTCCTGTATATCCAGTTTCTTTTTGGTACTATAAAGAGGATAATCCGTTATCAGGCAGTTTCCCCAAGATTTTTTGAAATTGTAAGCTCCCGTATCTTTTTGGCTCCTCCCCATATTATACTCTTTAACCCCATTTTCAAGGGAGTACTTAAATGCTTGATAAAACCGATAATCATTTACCCGTGTAGAGAAAAAATTGCGCAGAGTTGCTGCTTCAGTACTGATGATCTGATCCTTGTATTTGAGTAGCCACATTGCTCCTATTGGGAGTTCGTCTTTTTCGACTATCAAGATGCGGATGTAATCACCAAGATATTCAGCCTGTTTTTTAAAGTAATTTATTGAGTTAACCGGAGTGCCTAAATCTCGGTAGTTACGTAAATATACCTGATAAAAGATATCGATCCTGTCATCTGCAGGTTGTGATACAGTATGGTATAATCCTAAATCAGTGGCAATCCTGACATTTCTGCGATGTTTCTTCCCAATACTTTGGCGTAAGTCCTCTACATTAGAAGGCATTGGTTTATAAATACGAACATTCTCTTCAGATACTGACATTTCTGTAGATAATCTGTAATTATTATACAGCACAAGGTTTGATGACTTCAGTTTTTGTTGTAAATCCTTAACAAAAGAGTATAGAGCATCTTTATACTTATCTACATTATTAAGGAGAATACCTGCCGGTGGGGTGGTAATGATATTTTTAAAAATCCCGGTTTGATGAATGAAGGGAAGCACACCAACAATTCTGTCATCTTCCAGTAGAAAGTAATAATAAGGTGTGTAATTATATGTATCTTTATAGACGAAAGCCCATTCTGCAAGATGGAAAACTTCCGAAGATTTATGTCCAAAGACATAAGTATTCCATTCAGATATGTTGTCTTTTTCTAAAGGCTTGAATGAGAGCATGTATTTATAAAACAGAAGATCATATATTATCTTAAACTGTTGCCTATTCTATAACCTTGTTCATTTTAAAGATCTGTCCAGAGAGGAGTGATAAACCGCTAACCAGTCCCTGTAATATCATGATCGATGACATAATAAAGGCGATCAAGAATGCATGTTCTGCTGAAACGCCTATCTGAGGAAAGATCGACACAGCAATAAATTCACGTAAACCGATACCTCCGATAGAGACGGGGAGTATTTTACTTATCATTATGGTAAAAACGGTAAAAGCAAATCCAACAATACTAAAAGAGAGGTTATGAATAACTGAGTAGGCAATTAAAATGTAAATAATGGCAATAAGAGAATGCCTTAAAGCAGCTATAACAGTATTTGTGGTGATCGTTCTCAAATATTGATCCTTTGATTCATAAGCAAACTTCAGGATTTGAAGTTTTCTGTTTATAGTGCTTAAGAATTTATTTATCCAGTTCAAAGCTACAGGTTGATTTAAGATATATAGCAGTATCATCTCAATAACAAATAGAGTTACTAAGATCAGCTGAAGAATTGTACCAACTTCTATGAGACTTAAAAGCCACACAGGAAGAAGAATCAACGTTAGTGAGAATGTGTAAAGAAGACGGTCTAAAAATACAACAAGCGAGTTTTTTAGATAACTCGCTCTATAGAGGGTTTTAAAAGATTGGATCTTATAGGCATCTCCAAATAGGGGGAAAATCAGTGAAAAAAAGAAACCATGAAACTTGACCTTAAATACGCTGAAGATATCGGTTTCTACTCCATAAAACTTATATAATGATAGAATCCTGTAGCTATTGATAAAAAGATCTATGATCAGAATGATCGGTATAGGTAAGTATAACAATAAGTTAATTTCGGAAAGAACCTGCAAGAGCTTATCAGTTTCTAATCGTTGTAACGCAACATAAAGCAATATTATTGTTGCTACTATTTGAAAGAACCATTTAACTATTTTGAGGTATCTTTTCATCAATGTG from Candidatus Cloacimonadota bacterium encodes the following:
- the rfbB gene encoding dTDP-glucose 4,6-dehydratase, which produces MPTYLITGGSGFIGANFIHYLFKKSDFQGKVVNVDKLTYAGNPENLTTIEQKYGGSRYFFEQQDICDELEIERIFKKYQSDVVVNFAAESHVDRSIDGPMEFINTNIFGTAILLQNALHHYRKLSDDKKKAFRFHHVSTDEVYGSLGDEGLFAETTPYDPSSPYSASKASSDHLVRAWQRTFGLPILITNCSNNYGPYQFPEKLIPLMILNCLAHKPLPVYGKGLNVRDWLYVNDHCEAIKTVIEKGEPGETYNIGGNTELKNIEIVHTICEILDEVEPSSQLKTYKELITYVADRPGHDLRYAIDASKIQKELCWTPKETFQTGIRKTIQWYLDNRQWWKNIQEKKYQQERLGVIKS
- a CDS encoding flippase-like domain-containing protein, whose product is MKRYLKIVKWFFQIVATIILLYVALQRLETDKLLQVLSEINLLLYLPIPIILIIDLFINSYRILSLYKFYGVETDIFSVFKVKFHGFFFSLIFPLFGDAYKIQSFKTLYRASYLKNSLVVFLDRLLYTFSLTLILLPVWLLSLIEVGTILQLILVTLFVIEMILLYILNQPVALNWINKFLSTINRKLQILKFAYESKDQYLRTITTNTVIAALRHSLIAIIYILIAYSVIHNLSFSIVGFAFTVFTIMISKILPVSIGGIGLREFIAVSIFPQIGVSAEHAFLIAFIMSSIMILQGLVSGLSLLSGQIFKMNKVIE
- a CDS encoding four helix bundle protein encodes the protein MKEERTFAFEKLRVWQDSRSFVTKIYLLTKEFPKEERYGLVDQLRRAAISISSNIAEGSSRISFKDQSHFYQIAYSSLMEVLNQIIICLDLNYLTKDDYNSFRSDIESLSYQINQLRKSALSKLSQPPSTKPSQQSQQRSSQPSKPFSTE
- a CDS encoding GNAT family N-acetyltransferase; this encodes MLSFKPLEKDNISEWNTYVFGHKSSEVFHLAEWAFVYKDTYNYTPYYYFLLEDDRIVGVLPFIHQTGIFKNIITTPPAGILLNNVDKYKDALYSFVKDLQQKLKSSNLVLYNNYRLSTEMSVSEENVRIYKPMPSNVEDLRQSIGKKHRRNVRIATDLGLYHTVSQPADDRIDIFYQVYLRNYRDLGTPVNSINYFKKQAEYLGDYIRILIVEKDELPIGAMWLLKYKDQIISTEAATLRNFFSTRVNDYRFYQAFKYSLENGVKEYNMGRSQKDTGAYNFKKSWGNCLITDYPLYSTKKKLDIQEKRKIYSIMIKVWKNSPVSFTKLIGPIVRKNMYLE